In Pseudothermotoga sp., the genomic window GACGCATTCTGCCGCTGGAACGGTTGAAAGTCTTCAAACCGTATTTCAAAAGTACAAGAAATTGTCTCACGTCTCTACAACTCCTTGATTATCTGCGATATATCCTCTGTCGCCGTGAGCTGCAGGAAAATGTCTTCAAGACTCGCCATTCTATCTTTCACCAAATTTCTTAATTGTTCCATGGTACCTTCCACTATGAGGATCCCTTTGTCTATTATCCCTATCCTTGAACACATTTTTTCTGCTATCTCCAAAACATGTGTGGTCATGAAGATCGTGCATCCTTCAGAAGCATACTTTTGTAAAAGTAATTTCAAAATTTTTGCAGATTTGGCATCGAGTCCCACGGTGGGTTCATCCAAAAAAATCACTTTCGGTTTCCTCATCAGCACACTTATCAGAAGTATCTTTTGTTTCATACCGTGGGACATATCGGCAATGAACTTGTCCAAATAATCGACACCAAACACTGAACAAAGCTCTTCCACCCTCTGTTGTGCTATTTTTTCGTCCATATCAAAGATCTCAGCTACAAACTTCAAAAACTCGTAACCTTTCAAATTCGAATACATGCGCGGCTCATCAGGCACGACGCCTATGGATCTTTTGATTTCTATCTCTTTGCCCCACATATCCATTCCCAAGATTTTTACAAATCCAGAGGTCGGTTTGAGAGTACCTGTGAGCATTCTGATGGTCGTAGTCTTTCCAGCACCGTTTGGACCAAGAAAGCCATATATTTCTCCTTCAAACACTCTCAAATTCAATCCTTTAACAGCACAAACCTTTCCAAAGTTTTTCACTAAATCTTTGGTTTCTATGACCACGTTCGCCAAATTCATACCTCCTACAGCTTTTCAGCCACGAGACTCGCGAGTGGAGATCTGACACCCTTTTTGAGTGTTATATGCGCAACCAATGGATTCCCCATCAATCTCGAAGCCGCGTACACCAAACCGTTGCTGTCCTTGTCTAGGTAAGGAGTATCGATCTGATATGGATCTCCCACCAGCACGATCTTAGCGTTGTTGCCAGTCCTTGTGAGAATCGTTTTCACTTCGTGCGGCGTTAAATTCTGTGCTTCATCTATGATGATGAATTGATCAGGTATGGTTCTTCCTCTTATGAAACTCAATGCTTCTATTTCCATGATTTTCTTTCTCAAAAAATCTTTCAAATTCATTCCAACTTTATCGAAGAGAAACTCAAGATTGTCCATGATAGGCTGCATCCAAGGCTGAAGTTTTTCCTCGAGTCCTCCTGGTAGATAACCTACATCTTTTCCCATTGGGATGAGGGGACGAGCCACAATTATTCGCCGATACTTTTTTTGATTGATGGTTTTTTCCAATGCACAAGCAAGCGCTATCAAAGTTTTGCCTGTACCCGCCATACCGACTATCGTCACGAGTGAAACACTGTCGTCCAACATAGCATCCATAGCATAGAGCTGTTCTTCATTCAAAGCTTGGATACCCCACACGACATTAGAGAAGTCAATGGAAAGTTTCACTGCAACTCCTTTTTTTACCTTGAAATATCCTTTAGAACTTTTGATGTATTCGTTCTCATGAAAACCATCCAATTTTTGTCCTTCGACGATCACTTCTTCAACCTCTCTGTAACCATCTGGGAGCGTAGTCAGGTTTGAACGGTCAGTGAGGTAATCCTGAGCTTCAATACCAAGTGCTGAGGCTTTCACTCTCAAACTTATATCCTTCGTGACTAGGATCGTTGGAATACTACTCGTTCTGCTCAATCTGACTACGTAAGCCAAAATCCAGTTATCGAGATACTTCGAATGGAAATACTCGATGAAGTCCCTTCTCAAATCAGTGAGGCTCATCACGAACAATGTTCCTCCGTTCTTAAGCTTGACACCCCTCGAAAGATCACCCAATTCTCTGAGCTTGTCGAGTTCCCTCACGACATGCCTCGCGGATCTGCCAACCGAGTCTGATCTTCGCTTGAGTGAATCGAGCTCCTCCAGAACAACTAAAGGTATCACCACGTTGTTATCCTCAAAGGCGTAGATGCTTTCAGGATCGTGCACTAGTACATTCGTATCTAACACATAATTTTTTACCATTCCTCACCACTCCAAGTTTTCACTAGTTCTGTCACATCCATTTCCAGTTCCTTGATCATCTTCAAGAAGACTTTTGCTGTTACGATGGCATCGTCCAACGCTCTGTGTGTCGGCTGTGGTAAGTCATAGTGTTTCGCGAGCCAAGGGAGTGTTTTTCTTTCTTTAAAGATGTACTGAGCGATTTCGTGAGTGTCAAGGAAACGAATCGTTGGAAGAAAAGTGCCGACTTCCTTGGCTGCGAAATCGAGAAAAGTCAGATCAAACTGTGCTCGATGGAAAACCATTATCGATTTAGTCATGTAAGCTTTGATCTTCTCAAAGACTTTCTCCATATCTGGAGCACTTTGAAGTTGTTGGTTGCCTATACCATGAACTTTTTCAATAACGGCTGGTATTTTTATCTTCGGATTCACCAGAGAATGGTATATCCCCCTATAGAGGATCTTACCTTTGTAGATGGGAACAAGCGCGACCTCAACGATTCGATCTCCTGACGAAGGGTCTGTTCCCGTTGTCTCAGTATCCATAGCACAAAATATATGATCGGTGAACTTGTTTCTCAAAGTATTCTCCCCTTAATATGAACATCGAGTTGCGGTAGCGGTATGACTATACCATTTTCTTCAAATTCCTTCTTTATTCTTTTTGCCAAGGCGTTGATGGCATCAAAGTAGTTTTCTTTCCTAACCCAGAAGAGTACTTCAAAATCGATTGAAGAGGACGCGAACCCACTGAAAAGAATCACATTCGCACAAGATTTTTCAACCAAAGGTTCTTCCTCAAGACACTTTTTGAGAATTTCGATCACCTTTGCAAAATCACTGTTGTAGGAAACAGAAACTCTCATGGAGAACCTTCTAGTATCACTCGGCCAGTGATTGATAAGTCTTTGATTCCACACTTGTTTGTTTGGGATCAGTACTTGCCTACCATCGAAAGTTCGCAGCACTGTATGGTTGTAGTTGATCATTTCAACTGTACCAACGATACCGTCTATCTCAACTATGTCTTCCTCGCGTAATTTTCCGGTCAAAAGGACTAATAAGCCAGAAATGAAGTTGGAGAGCGGTTCCTGTACGGCAAAGCCCACGGCTATACCACCTATACCGAGCGCAGTCAAATAAGGGATCAAACTGACCTGCCAGATATCCATGATCACAAGAACCGTCACAAGTCCAATGAGCGTTGCGAAGATCGTTCGAAGGGTATTCCTCATCCTGATCCTTTTTCCAAGCCTATCGGCAGCCTTGACTGCCGCATTGTAGATGAATTTATAGACTAGAAAAGCCACAACGATGGCTATGGCAGTTTTGATGAGTGTGACTATGGTATGCATATTCAGCGCGTACCTCCCTCCTTCGGTCAAACAAAAATAATAACATACAACCCGCTCGAGCTTCCGCTTCGAGTATAATCAGTTTGTGAGTGTAGGAGGTGGAAGATGTGAAGATCGTGGAGTCCGCACCGAACTTCAGTGAAGGTAGAAGGGAAGAAATAGTGAGGGAAATAATTGCTCAGGCTGAAGGAGTTAAGGAAGTCTGGATTTTGGACTGGTCTATGGATCCAGATCACAACAGATCTGTCGTGACGCTCGTTGGGGCACCGGAACCTTTGATTGAAGTTCTTTTCAAAATGACGAAGAAAGCTATGGAACTGATAGACATGAGAGTACACAAGGGGGAACACCCACGCATGGGTGCAACGGACGTTATACCACTGGTACCAGTGATGAACATAACAATGGAAGAATGCGTAGAACTCTCAAAAAAGCTCGGAAAAAGAATTGGTGAAGATCTGGGTATACCAGTTTTCCTGTATGAAAAATCCGCCTCAGCTTCGCACAGAGAGAATCTTTCCGAAATAAGGAAGGGGGAATTCGAAGGATTCTTTGAGAAAATAAAAGATCCTCTCTGGAAACCAGATTTTGGACCGGCTCAGGTACATCCAACTGCAGGTGTTACAGCCGTAGGTGCACGAGAGTATTTGATAGCATTCAATGTCAATCTTGGAACCAACAGGATAGAAATCGCAGAAAAAATAGCCAAAGCTGTGCGCCATATAAGTGGTGGATACAGATACGTGAAGGCGATCGCGGTGGAGTTGAAAGAAAAAGGTATAGTACAAGTTTCTATGAATATGACGAACTATAAGAAGAGCCCACTCTTTAGAGTGTTCGAAACGATAAAGCGTGAAGCGGAAAGGTATGGAGTTCCTGTGATTGGAAGCGAAATCATAGGAATGGTACCGATTCAAGCGATGCTTGAAGTTGCACAGTTCTACCTGCAGATAGACGATTTCAATGTGAACCGAATCATAGAGACCAAGATTCTAGAGATCCTTGCCAAAAAGTTGGAAGGGGAAGAAAAATGATACAGCTTCTTGTCTTTGCGAAAAAACTTTACACACCCACTGGCGTCACTGCCAAGGTCGGACAATATATGTCCAAACTGAGTATTTTGGAAGACATCTATATCTGGATTGAGGACGGTCGGATAGTTGAACTTGCTTCCAAGATGCCAAAAAGCTTTGTACGGTTCATAGAAGCTGACCTAGTGGTGCCTGGCTTTGTGGATTGCCATACTCACGTTCCCTTCTATGGTTTCAGAGAAAACGATTTTCTCAAACGTGTCGGTGGTATCAGCTATCTTCAACTTCACAGCTCAGGCGGTGGTTTGTACGAAACAGTGGAAAAGGTTAGACGGGCCTCGGAGAAGGACCTTGTAAGATTCAATCTGAAAATTCTCAGCCATTTGCTGAAGAAGGGCGTCACAACCATAGAGTGCAAAAGCGGTTATGGACTCGATAGAGAGAGTGAATTGAAACAATTGAAAGTTATACACACGTTGTCTAAGATTGTGCCTCAGGATATAGTCGCTACGTTCATGGGAGCACACGCCATCCCAAAAGGTGTAACCGAAAAAGACTACGTGAATCTTTTGATAGAGATGTTGAACGAGGTGAAACAGTACACTGGTTTTGTGGATATCTTCTGTGACAGAGGTGCTTTCGATGTGGAATCCGCAAAGATGTATTTGCTCAAAGCTGTTGAAAAAGGTTTTAAGGTGCGCGTGCACGCGGATGAACTTGAAAGCATTGGTGCAAGCAAGTTAGCCGCCGAACTTGGAGCAGTTTCCGCGGATCATTTGTTGAAGATAGACGATGAATCGATCAAAGCTTTATCGAAAGCTGGTACTGTGGCTGTGCTTATGCCTGCCACGAGTTTCCATTTGAACGAGAACTATGCTCCAGCCAGAAAACTCATTGAATACAATGTACCAGTAGCTCTCGCTAGTGATTTGAACCCTGGATCCAGTCCGACGCTCGAGCCAAGTTTAGTCATGCACCTAGCTGTGAGGTATTTGAAGATGACGCCAGAAGAGGTTCTAACAGCTTACACTTTGAACGCTTCGCATGTTCTCGGTTTGGCGGACAAGCTTGGAACTTTGGAAATTGGGAAACAAGCGGACTTGGTTTTGTACGATGAAGTAGACCTTTTGACGTTACCTTACATGGTAGGTTTGATGCCTAAAGCTGTTGTGAAAAGGGGTCAAGTGTTTGAAAATTAATGTGATTGTTCTTGGAAAAATGAAGGGTTTCGCACGCATGGCAGTAGAAGAGTACAAAAAGATGCTCTCTCAATTTGTTGACGTAGAACTGATAGAATTAGGACACGATAACGTTGAAAACGAATCTACGCTGAAAAAGGACGCAATGAAAGTGCTTAGAATACTCAAGAACGATGATTACGTCGTATTGTTGGACGAACGTGGTGTTAGTTACGATTCTGTTTCGTTCGCACATCATTTGTGGGATCTTTTGGTGAGAAATGGAAAGATCATTTTTATCGTGGGAGGACCCTTCGGAGTCGATCAAAATTTGAAAAAAAGAGCAAACGAGTTGGTTTCTCTTTCGAGCATGACTTTAACACATCGCCTTGCGACCATAGTTCTGCTGGAACAGTTGTTCAGAAGTTTTAAGATACTGAACAACCAGAGGTACCATTACTGATTTGGGAGGGAGAGAACTGGTGGAGGATCCATACAGTAGTCTGTTCCAACTGCTAGCCATGATCACTTTACTCACACTTTCAGGAATTTTCTCCGCTTCGGAGACTGCTCTCACTTCCTTGAGTCGATTGAAACTCATCAAGAAAGGTGAACAAGAATCGATACACCGTGTCAACCGTATGTTGACGGCTGTTCTCATAATGAACAACTTCGTCAACCTCATGCTCTCATCAGTTGCAACTCTGCTGTTCGTTAAATTGTTCAAAGATGTCAACCAAGGAGTTGTTGCACTGCTTGGAACCGTGTTCGTCACCTTTGTTGTGCTTGTGTTCGGTGAGATTTCTCCGAAGATATACGCGAGAGAGTATGCAGAACGCATCTATGGTTGGTCTGAGAAATTGCTCCGTTTCCTTGAGCGTCTCCTTTCTCCAGTCATTAAGCCGTTACTCTTCCTGAGTAATCTCACCGTCAAACTTTTTGGTGGAGAAGCCATGGAAGATGCCCCGTTCATAACATCTGAAGACATTCTCAACGCTGTGAGTGCTGGTACTGAGGATGGAACGATAGGAAAACAGGAAGGAATGATAGTCGAGCGGACATTCAAGATGAGCGAGACAGCCATAAAAGAAATCATGACACCCAGGGTAGATGTGGTGGCAATAGAGGAAAGTGCAACAATTGAAGAGTTCATCAGACTGGTGAACAAAGAAGGTTATTCACGTATACCCGTTTTCAAAGAAGACATCGACGACATAGTGGGTATCTGTTATGTCAAAGACGCTGTGGGCCTCGTAGAGCAGTTTGGGTGGGACAGCATTAAAACCAAGAAAGTTGCCGAAATCATGCGCGAACCAATTTTCGTTCCAGAAACTATGAGAATAAGTACGCTTTTAAGAATTTTTAAAGAAAAAAAGATGCATATGGCAGTCGTGGTTGATGAATTCGGAGGTACGGCTGGTATCGTGACGTTGGAAGACATACTTGAGGAATTGATCGGCGAGATCATGGATGAGTACGACTACGATGAAACGAGTAATATAAGAAAAGTTTCTGAAAACACTTATATGGTGAAGGGCACCACTCCATTGAACGATATAGAGCGTGAACTGGGTGTAGAATTCCCAGAAACTGAGCATGAAACGCTCGCGGGATATCTCTTAGAACAGTTTGAAAGGATACCGTCTGTCGGTGAAGAGCTCGATTTGAATGGTTTTCATTTCAAAATTGTGGCTGCAACGAAGAGCAAGATCGAGAGAGTTCTGATGAGCATAAAAAGGAGAGAAAAAGATGAACGAAGCGAAGCTGATAGAAAAAGCAATTGAAGCTATGAACAGAGCTTATGCACCGTATTCCAATTTCAAGGTTGGAGCAGCCCTTTTGACCAAATCTGGGAAGATCTTCGTCGGTTGCAACGTGGAGAATGCTTCCTTTGGGTTAACCATATGTGCAGAACGCGTGGCGATCTTCTCTGCCGTGACGGCAGGAGAAACTCAATTCGAAAAGCTCGTGATCGTTGCAGATACAAATCTTCCAGTCAGCCCGTGCGGTGCATGTAGA contains:
- a CDS encoding ABC transporter ATP-binding protein, whose translation is MANVVIETKDLVKNFGKVCAVKGLNLRVFEGEIYGFLGPNGAGKTTTIRMLTGTLKPTSGFVKILGMDMWGKEIEIKRSIGVVPDEPRMYSNLKGYEFLKFVAEIFDMDEKIAQQRVEELCSVFGVDYLDKFIADMSHGMKQKILLISVLMRKPKVIFLDEPTVGLDAKSAKILKLLLQKYASEGCTIFMTTHVLEIAEKMCSRIGIIDKGILIVEGTMEQLRNLVKDRMASLEDIFLQLTATEDISQIIKEL
- a CDS encoding PhoH family protein, which translates into the protein MVKNYVLDTNVLVHDPESIYAFEDNNVVIPLVVLEELDSLKRRSDSVGRSARHVVRELDKLRELGDLSRGVKLKNGGTLFVMSLTDLRRDFIEYFHSKYLDNWILAYVVRLSRTSSIPTILVTKDISLRVKASALGIEAQDYLTDRSNLTTLPDGYREVEEVIVEGQKLDGFHENEYIKSSKGYFKVKKGVAVKLSIDFSNVVWGIQALNEEQLYAMDAMLDDSVSLVTIVGMAGTGKTLIALACALEKTINQKKYRRIIVARPLIPMGKDVGYLPGGLEEKLQPWMQPIMDNLEFLFDKVGMNLKDFLRKKIMEIEALSFIRGRTIPDQFIIIDEAQNLTPHEVKTILTRTGNNAKIVLVGDPYQIDTPYLDKDSNGLVYAASRLMGNPLVAHITLKKGVRSPLASLVAEKL
- a CDS encoding 3'-5' exonuclease, translating into MDTETTGTDPSSGDRIVEVALVPIYKGKILYRGIYHSLVNPKIKIPAVIEKVHGIGNQQLQSAPDMEKVFEKIKAYMTKSIMVFHRAQFDLTFLDFAAKEVGTFLPTIRFLDTHEIAQYIFKERKTLPWLAKHYDLPQPTHRALDDAIVTAKVFLKMIKELEMDVTELVKTWSGEEW
- a CDS encoding mechanosensitive ion channel family protein; this translates as MHTIVTLIKTAIAIVVAFLVYKFIYNAAVKAADRLGKRIRMRNTLRTIFATLIGLVTVLVIMDIWQVSLIPYLTALGIGGIAVGFAVQEPLSNFISGLLVLLTGKLREEDIVEIDGIVGTVEMINYNHTVLRTFDGRQVLIPNKQVWNQRLINHWPSDTRRFSMRVSVSYNSDFAKVIEILKKCLEEEPLVEKSCANVILFSGFASSSIDFEVLFWVRKENYFDAINALAKRIKKEFEENGIVIPLPQLDVHIKGRIL
- the ftcD gene encoding glutamate formimidoyltransferase, yielding MKIVESAPNFSEGRREEIVREIIAQAEGVKEVWILDWSMDPDHNRSVVTLVGAPEPLIEVLFKMTKKAMELIDMRVHKGEHPRMGATDVIPLVPVMNITMEECVELSKKLGKRIGEDLGIPVFLYEKSASASHRENLSEIRKGEFEGFFEKIKDPLWKPDFGPAQVHPTAGVTAVGAREYLIAFNVNLGTNRIEIAEKIAKAVRHISGGYRYVKAIAVELKEKGIVQVSMNMTNYKKSPLFRVFETIKREAERYGVPVIGSEIIGMVPIQAMLEVAQFYLQIDDFNVNRIIETKILEILAKKLEGEEK
- the hutI gene encoding imidazolonepropionase, translated to MIQLLVFAKKLYTPTGVTAKVGQYMSKLSILEDIYIWIEDGRIVELASKMPKSFVRFIEADLVVPGFVDCHTHVPFYGFRENDFLKRVGGISYLQLHSSGGGLYETVEKVRRASEKDLVRFNLKILSHLLKKGVTTIECKSGYGLDRESELKQLKVIHTLSKIVPQDIVATFMGAHAIPKGVTEKDYVNLLIEMLNEVKQYTGFVDIFCDRGAFDVESAKMYLLKAVEKGFKVRVHADELESIGASKLAAELGAVSADHLLKIDDESIKALSKAGTVAVLMPATSFHLNENYAPARKLIEYNVPVALASDLNPGSSPTLEPSLVMHLAVRYLKMTPEEVLTAYTLNASHVLGLADKLGTLEIGKQADLVLYDEVDLLTLPYMVGLMPKAVVKRGQVFEN
- a CDS encoding 23S rRNA (pseudouridine(1915)-N(3))-methyltransferase RlmH, whose amino-acid sequence is MKINVIVLGKMKGFARMAVEEYKKMLSQFVDVELIELGHDNVENESTLKKDAMKVLRILKNDDYVVLLDERGVSYDSVSFAHHLWDLLVRNGKIIFIVGGPFGVDQNLKKRANELVSLSSMTLTHRLATIVLLEQLFRSFKILNNQRYHY
- a CDS encoding hemolysin family protein gives rise to the protein MEDPYSSLFQLLAMITLLTLSGIFSASETALTSLSRLKLIKKGEQESIHRVNRMLTAVLIMNNFVNLMLSSVATLLFVKLFKDVNQGVVALLGTVFVTFVVLVFGEISPKIYAREYAERIYGWSEKLLRFLERLLSPVIKPLLFLSNLTVKLFGGEAMEDAPFITSEDILNAVSAGTEDGTIGKQEGMIVERTFKMSETAIKEIMTPRVDVVAIEESATIEEFIRLVNKEGYSRIPVFKEDIDDIVGICYVKDAVGLVEQFGWDSIKTKKVAEIMREPIFVPETMRISTLLRIFKEKKMHMAVVVDEFGGTAGIVTLEDILEELIGEIMDEYDYDETSNIRKVSENTYMVKGTTPLNDIERELGVEFPETEHETLAGYLLEQFERIPSVGEELDLNGFHFKIVAATKSKIERVLMSIKRREKDERSEADRKSN
- a CDS encoding cytidine deaminase translates to MNEAKLIEKAIEAMNRAYAPYSNFKVGAALLTKSGKIFVGCNVENASFGLTICAERVAIFSAVTAGETQFEKLVIVADTNLPVSPCGACRQVMSEFGDFEVLLTNRRGDIMKTRVSELLPHAFKFEGR